The Candidatus Melainabacteria bacterium RIFOXYA2_FULL_32_9 genome has a window encoding:
- a CDS encoding 30S ribosomal protein S19 — protein sequence MARSLKKGPFVQEALIHKVEKMNQTGDKRVIKTWSRASMIVPEMLGHTIAVYNGKTHVPVYVTEQMIGHKLGEFSPTRFFRGHAGSDKTAKRK from the coding sequence ATGGCTCGTTCACTAAAAAAAGGCCCATTTGTACAAGAAGCACTTATACATAAAGTTGAAAAAATGAATCAGACCGGTGACAAAAGGGTAATTAAAACCTGGTCAAGAGCTTCAATGATAGTTCCTGAAATGTTGGGACATACAATTGCTGTGTATAATGGAAAAACTCACGTTCCAGTCTATGTAACAGAACAGATGATTGGACATAAGTTAGGTGAGTTTTCACCAACAAGATTCTTCCGTGGTCATGCTGGCTCTGATAAAACTGCAAAAAGGAAGTAA
- a CDS encoding 30S ribosomal protein S3, whose amino-acid sequence MGQKVHPIGLRIGIIKPWLSNWFATKEYADFLAEDNQIRKYIKKKLYSSGISRIGIDRKAQQVNINIVAAKPGIIVGRGGQGIDELRKELSSRVKKRVQIDVVEVARIDADAQLVAEAIAQQLEKRVVFRRAMKQAIQRAMRSGVLGIKVSVSGRLGGAEIARTEWSKEGRIPLQTLRADVDYGFTEADTVMGIIGVKVWIFKGEILPGEVADQNIKAKTAGAEGGAAAPGGRGPRRRGRGPKS is encoded by the coding sequence TTGGGACAAAAAGTTCATCCGATAGGATTAAGAATAGGTATTATAAAACCTTGGTTAAGTAATTGGTTTGCAACTAAGGAGTATGCTGATTTTCTTGCTGAGGATAATCAAATCCGTAAATACATTAAGAAAAAGCTATATTCATCAGGTATTAGCCGTATTGGTATTGATAGAAAAGCTCAACAAGTCAATATTAACATAGTTGCTGCAAAGCCCGGTATTATTGTGGGCAGAGGTGGTCAAGGCATTGATGAGCTTAGAAAAGAACTTAGCAGTCGCGTAAAAAAACGTGTACAAATTGATGTTGTTGAAGTTGCAAGAATTGATGCTGATGCACAATTAGTTGCTGAAGCTATAGCGCAGCAGCTTGAAAAAAGAGTTGTGTTTAGAAGGGCAATGAAACAGGCTATTCAAAGAGCTATGCGTTCTGGAGTATTAGGAATAAAAGTTTCTGTATCAGGTAGACTTGGTGGTGCAGAAATTGCTAGAACAGAGTGGTCAAAAGAAGGCCGTATCCCTCTTCAAACCCTTAGAGCTGATGTAGATTATGGTTTTACTGAAGCAGATACCGTTATGGGTATTATAGGTGTCAAAGTTTGGATATTTAAAGGTGAAATACTTCCAGGTGAAGTTGCTGATCAAAATATCAAAGCTAAAACTGCAGGTGCAGAAGGTGGTGCAGCAGCACCTGGTGGACGTGGTCCTCGTAGAAGAGGAAGAGGTCCTAAAAGTTAG
- a CDS encoding 50S ribosomal protein L22: MEAKSKQRYVGMPARKIRRVINEVRGKKVDDAMNILRFMPYAAARVIEKNLTAAIANASEKWGASSEGLVISEIYADDGPMYKRARPRAQGRVYKRIRRTSHLTVIVSVNKEQSKTK; encoded by the coding sequence ATGGAAGCTAAATCAAAACAAAGATATGTTGGAATGCCTGCAAGAAAGATTCGCAGGGTAATAAATGAAGTACGTGGTAAAAAAGTTGATGATGCAATGAATATTCTTCGCTTTATGCCATATGCAGCTGCAAGAGTAATTGAAAAGAATCTTACTGCTGCTATAGCAAATGCATCAGAAAAATGGGGTGCGTCGTCTGAAGGTTTGGTAATATCAGAAATCTATGCAGATGATGGTCCAATGTACAAAAGAGCAAGACCAAGAGCCCAAGGTCGTGTTTATAAAAGAATAAGACGTACTTCTCATTTAACAGTTATAGTTAGTGTTAATAAAGAACAAAGTAAGACTAAATAG